A single genomic interval of Flavihumibacter rivuli harbors:
- a CDS encoding bactofilin family protein produces the protein MFNGKSKTEFANETGGNSTSLIGNGTTLKGDINSNGDLRIDGHLIGNINTTAKVVIGANGIVEGDIIGTQADIMGKVTGTIKVKELLQLKASAVVNGNIHAGKLQVEPAATFNGGCHMGNAGEKSTAMNEKQKASNAA, from the coding sequence ATGTTCAACGGTAAATCCAAGACTGAATTCGCTAATGAGACCGGCGGAAACAGCACCAGCCTGATCGGCAATGGAACAACCCTGAAAGGGGACATCAACAGCAACGGCGACCTGCGCATTGACGGGCACCTGATCGGAAACATCAACACTACGGCCAAGGTAGTGATCGGCGCCAACGGCATCGTAGAAGGGGACATCATTGGCACTCAGGCCGATATCATGGGCAAGGTAACAGGCACCATCAAGGTGAAGGAATTGCTCCAATTGAAAGCCAGTGCAGTGGTAAACGGGAATATACATGCAGGAAAGCTGCAGGTAGAACCCGCTGCTACCTTTAACGGAGGTTGTCATATGGGCAATGCCGGGGAGAAATCCACCGCAATGAATGAAAAACAGAAAGCCTCCAACGCAGCCTGA
- a CDS encoding AtpZ/AtpI family protein, giving the protein MKNRKPPTQPDPKNWLHYIGLGTQLMVALGLAIWAGIWLDDRLKWSMPLFVWTLPLLVIGVTIFKLIKETGKRSDGK; this is encoded by the coding sequence ATGAAAAACAGAAAGCCTCCAACGCAGCCTGACCCTAAGAACTGGCTGCATTATATTGGATTGGGCACCCAGCTGATGGTTGCCCTTGGATTGGCTATCTGGGCCGGTATCTGGTTAGATGACCGGCTCAAATGGTCTATGCCTTTATTTGTCTGGACCTTACCTTTGCTGGTCATTGGGGTTACCATATTCAAACTAATCAAAGAAACAGGAAAAAGATCCGATGGAAAATAA